From the Deltaproteobacteria bacterium genome, the window TTCCGGACCGATTTTTTGGCCTTTTGTTTGACAATATTCCACGCGTTTCCCCCCAACTGGTCCAGTTTGGGAAGCGCTTCATCGGCCCCTGCATATTTCTGCAGGATGCTGACCCGGTCCGCGGGGATGTAGAGCTTGGAGTTGTCGGCATATTCCACAATGACAAAGTCATTCATCTTTCGGACGATCTCCATGGTCACCAGCCCGCCATACCGACCGATGCCGTGCTCCTCATGGACCACCAGATCCCCGGCCTTGAGCTGGCTGAAGCTGGACCACGAGAGGCCGTCTTTTCGAGGCCGTCTCTTGGATGGTCCTTTGACGGCCTTGGCCCCGAAGATGTCATCTTCGCTGACCACATAGAGGCCGATATCCGGCCAGGCAAAGCCTTTTGCCAGCCTCCCCAGGCACAGGCTCAAGCCGGCATGGGCGGGGATCTGGTCCCATCCCCGGACCACTCTTTCCGCCTGGATATCGTAGTTGGCCAGGATCTCTTTTAAGCGCTTCGCCTGCTGTTCGGTGCTGCAGGTGATAACGACCCTGGATCGGGCGGCGAGCCACGAGGCGACTTTTTGCGCAAAGGGGGCCATGGAAACCCTGCCGCTCCCGGTGAGCCTGAGTTCCAGATCGCCTTCCAACTGAAAACGGCCCTGGATAATCAACGTATGGTCAGGGGCGGGGCCTTCCTCCAGATTCAATTGGCTGAATCCCATCCTCTGACGGGATTGAAACTGCCGGTCGATTTCCGGAAACGGGACAAAGACCCCCTCCAGATCCGGGAAGGGGACCCCTTTTTTTGTGGCGTCCTCCCTGAATCGCTCCTGGTCCTTCTGAAACCGCTTGTCTGCCTTCCGGGCCTCTGACTCCATGCGATACGGATCAAAAAGGGAAAGAACTCCATTTTGGGGGAGATAGTGGAAGAGGGTGTCGAGACGTGAATAAAAATGATTGAGCCAGGCCTCCTGCCCCGGAAATCCTGCGCCGGGCTCGGATCCGGGAAGCCTTCCCAAGGATCTGGCCCGCTGAACATTGGGTTGGTCCATGATGACCTCCGAGGCAGGAAGGAGAATCATCTCGTTCAAGGGGCCCTGCGACCGCTGGCTGACGGGATCGAACTGACGGATCGATTCGAGCCGGTCTCCCCAGAACTCCAGCCGTACCGGGAGGGGATACAGGGGCGAGAAGATATCGATGACGCCCCCCCGTACCGAGTAATCTCCCCGGTCTTCCACCAGGGAGGTCCGCAGATAGCCGTTGACTTCGAGCCGCCGGATAAAGCGCTCTCTGTCCACCTCCTCTCCGGGTTCGAGGTATTCGAGGGAATCGAGGAGCGATTCCTTGGGCATGATCCGGAAACAGAGCGCCTCGATGGAGGTGACGACAATCGGATTTGGGTCGGAGGTGAGGGCATACAGGGCCCGGATTCGTCGGGTGATCAGCTCCCGGTGCGGGCTGAGCCCGGTCAGGGGAGACATGTCATAGGGGAAAAACTGATGGAGCCTCAGGTCCGAGGCGGTCTCGTCGGCCTCCGGGCCGCTCATGAAGAATTGAAGGGCCTTGTAGAGCCGTTCTGCGCCCTTTCTGTCCGGAAGGACGGCCAGGCAGGGTCTGTGGAGACCGGTCAGGACCCGGGCGAAGAAATAGGCCTCCGCCGAGCCCGAGAGGCCGACAACGGCCATGGACCCGGCGCCCGTATCCAACCAGTCTTTCAGGGTATCAATATCCGGATGGTGATGAACCGACATAGATGACTGACAATTTATGGGGCCTGGCCCCGATTTAAGTATGGACATGGTGGAATACCGGAGGAATGGGCAAGAGGAATGAAAAGCATCATTCCCGGCGCCATTGTTCCGGATCCACAGCACTGACAACCGATACCAAAGATGCATGATGACAACGAGGTGTCATCGCTCCGAGACGTCAAATTATGGGTGATGGGCGTGCCCGGTTTCGGCCTCCCCCCTACTGCCCCTGGCTGTTTCATTCCCACTGCCGATGGGACAGGGAGCTGCATGGGGTGCCTTATTATTGGAGGACGTGACAAGAAAGGGGCGTTGACCTTTGCATCTTATCCTTTGTCTACAGAGACAACTATAAGGGATTCCGGTTCCCATGTCAAGAATGTCCCGGGGCCGCGGGATCCTGCGCCGCGAATCCCCGGTCATGATCTTTACGGAGAAAGGCTTTTCATGGTATGGTGTCCGACAGGATGTGTTCGAGTCCGGGCTGAAGATCGGCCTGTTTTGTTTAAGATCTTTTCAGGTGATCGAAAAGAGATATGGCATATCCCTGGGATCTTCTGTCTCAGGAAGGCCCTTTTTTTCTTTCAGACACCGGGGAGTGCAAATGGACTATGACGTGATTATCGTCGGGGCCGGCCCGGCAGGCATTTTTGCGGCACTGACCCTTGCAGACATGGGGGTTCCGCGTGTGCTTCTCCTTGAGAGAGGAAAAGATCTCAGCCTGCGCAGGCACCACAGTGTGGAGGACCGGCTCTGCGGATGGGGCGGCGCCGGCGCCTTCAGCGACGGAAAGCTGACCCTTTCCAGAGAGATCGGAGGGGTCTTGGGGGATTTCATCGGCCCGAGAGACCTTCAGGGCCTGCTGGAGCACACAGACGGGATGTATGTGGCGCACGGGGCCCCGGACCGCATCTTTGGCGAGGACTGGGTGCAGGTGGAGGCCCTGGCCGATCAGGCCAAACTGGCGGATCTTGAACTGATACCCAACCGCATCCGGCATATCGGCACTGAAAACTGCCCGATTGTACTGGAGCGGTTTCGGGCGTCCCTGGCCGGGCGGGTCGAGATACGTACGCAAACCGGGGTCAGGGACATCCTGGTGGACCAGGGAAGGGTCCAGGGGGTGCGGCTGGTCGACGGTCAATGTGTCCACGGGAGGTTTGTGGTGGTGGCACCGGGCAGATCCGGGGCCCCCTGGATGAAAAAGCAGGCAGAGGCCCTGGGCCTGAGGACCCGTTCCACTTCCGTGGACATCGGCGTGCGCGTGGAACTCCCGGCCCCGGTCCTCAAGACGATTACCGACGCCACCTATGAATCCAAACTGGTCCACTATTCGAAAACCTTTGACGAGAAGGTCCGGACCTTTTGCATGAATCCCTACGGTGAGGTGGTGACCGAAGAAAACGACGGCATCATCTCGGTAAACGGACACAGCTATGCTGAAAAAAGGAGCGAGAACACCAATTTTGCCATCCTGGTGAGCAGCTTCTTTACCGAGCCGTTTGATGACCCCATCGCCTATGGCCGGGATATCGCCAGACTTGCGAACCTGCTGGGCGGGGGCGTCATTATCCAGCGGCTGGGGGATCTTCTGGCAGGGAGACGCAGCACCCCGAAGCGGATCGACCGCTGTCTCACCAAGCCGACCCTGAGCGACGCCACGCCGGGGGATTTGAGTTTTGTTTTTCCCTACCGCCATCTCCTGAGCATTATTGAAATGCTCCAGGCCCTCGACCGGATCGCCCCAGGGGTCTATTCGCGGCATACGCTCCTGTATGGCGTAGAAGTGAAGTTCTACTCCAACCGGGCGGACATATCGGCTGAAATGGAGACGGCCATCCACAACCTCTTCGTGGTGGGAGACGGGGCGGGCATCACCCGGGGCCTGCTTCAGGCCTCGGCCAGCGGTACGCTTGCGGCAAGGGCCATTGGGAAGCGGATGGCGGCATGATCCGGATTGCACGGGCGTCTCTTGCCGGGATCTTTCTGAAATGCATCGGTAATGTTCGGACCCGCCGGGAGTGAGCCGCAGGCGGTTCTTGAGAGGTGGCAAATGACTAAAAAGGAGATGAAATTCTTTGTCCTGACCCGGAAGAACCCGAAGCTGAAACAGCTGGTTCATCAAATCAACGAAGATGCGGAACTGTTTCAACTGTGGAAGTGCGCCAATGTGAATGCCGTGGATCGGGGCGGCATCAGCGACCATGGTGAAATCCATATCCGCATCGTGGCCAATGCCGCCTTGAAAATGCTTCGACTGCTGGCCAAGGGAGGCATCTCCCCCAGCGTGGTGAAAGATCACGGTCTGAAACAAGAGGATGGGGAGCTTATCGTGGTCCTTGCCGCATGCCTCCATGACATCGGAATCGCCGTGCACAGGTCCCATCACGAGCAATACAGCCTTTTCCTGGCCTATTCCAAGGCCCGTCAGCTCTTAAAGGACATCTATGAAGAGCCTGATCTCACCACCATCACCTCGGAGGTGTTGCACGCCATTGTCAGCCATGCCGCCGGGGAAACCTGTCTGACCATCGAAGCCGGAGTGCTCAAGGTGGCCGATGCCCTGGACATGACCGAAGGCCGTTCGCGCATCCCCTTTGAAACCGGCCGGGTCAACATTCATTCCATCTCGGCCCGGGCCGTGGATTCGGTGGAGATTGAAAAAGGCCTGGATCGTCCGGTAAAATTGACGATTTCCCTGGCCAATTCAGCGGGGATTTTTCAGCTGGATGAACTTCTGCGCCACAAACTCAAGAATTCCAGCATTGCCGATTATGTGGAAATTACGGCCAGCATCGAGGGCGAAACCGAGCGTAAAATTCTGGAAATTTATAAACCGCAATAAGGGTAACGCGGCGGGGCCGCAACCACAAGAGGTCTCGCGCAAGAGGGCAGATTGCCGAGAAGAGGCGGAAGAGGTGCTGGTGTGAAGGGAAACAGAGCCTCACCTATCTCCGCCCGGGATATGGATTCGGCAGAAAGGAACTATTATGAAAGACAACGATCATCAAGTACGTGAGCCGCTTCCCGAGGCTTTTGCGTCCGAGGACGAGGCAGGGGAATTCTGGGACACGCACAGCACCTCCGACTACGAAGAATATCTGGAACCTGTCGATGCGGTCATCGATATCAGGCGCAGAAGATTCGAGATAGAGGTCGACCAGGAAACATTCTACGCCCTGAATGAATATGCCAGGAAGATCAACGTGCCCGTGAAGAGAGTGGCCAGCAATATCTTAAAGGAAAATATATCCTCTCTTTAGTGGGTGAAGCCCCCATGATAACCTGGTATTTGCGCGGCTAATCCGAAACCACAAGAATGCGATCCTCAAGGCCAGCTTCCCGGTCTCTCGCGACTTCCCCCTGGCATTCCTCATGGACCACACCCTCTGAAACCGGGCGACGGCCGCAGGGGCAAGCTAAAAACCAACGTAAACAATATGACGCCCTCTTCCCGTTTCGTGATGTTGTTGAGTTCCGTGGACAAAACGCATCTTTGCGAAAAAAAGCTCCAGCCTTGTGACCGTATATGACAATCCCGCATGGCAGGATAGCCGGGAGTCAATTGCCAGGAGTCGGAAATCGGTGCAGCCCTGGTTATCTGCCCGCTTTTCGACGGTATTCGGGCATGGATCCGGGATGTTTCTGTTGACATTACCTGTATGGCCGACTATGAAACCTCAGACAAGCTTCATTATCCGGTGTCCTTTTTTCAACCCCACTGTA encodes:
- the mfd gene encoding transcription-repair coupling factor: MSVHHHPDIDTLKDWLDTGAGSMAVVGLSGSAEAYFFARVLTGLHRPCLAVLPDRKGAERLYKALQFFMSGPEADETASDLRLHQFFPYDMSPLTGLSPHRELITRRIRALYALTSDPNPIVVTSIEALCFRIMPKESLLDSLEYLEPGEEVDRERFIRRLEVNGYLRTSLVEDRGDYSVRGGVIDIFSPLYPLPVRLEFWGDRLESIRQFDPVSQRSQGPLNEMILLPASEVIMDQPNVQRARSLGRLPGSEPGAGFPGQEAWLNHFYSRLDTLFHYLPQNGVLSLFDPYRMESEARKADKRFQKDQERFREDATKKGVPFPDLEGVFVPFPEIDRQFQSRQRMGFSQLNLEEGPAPDHTLIIQGRFQLEGDLELRLTGSGRVSMAPFAQKVASWLAARSRVVITCSTEQQAKRLKEILANYDIQAERVVRGWDQIPAHAGLSLCLGRLAKGFAWPDIGLYVVSEDDIFGAKAVKGPSKRRPRKDGLSWSSFSQLKAGDLVVHEEHGIGRYGGLVTMEIVRKMNDFVIVEYADNSKLYIPADRVSILQKYAGADEALPKLDQLGGNAWNIVKQKAKKSVRKIARQLVELYALRKYRNGFAFSPPDNYYREFEATFEHEETDDQIKAIEDVLSDLCSERPMDRLVCGDVGFGKTEIAVRAAFKTVSDGKQVAFLVPTTVLAEQHFETFKQRMAPFSIEVGVLSRFKTRREQAETVGRLRSGKIDVVIGTHRILQKDIKFADLGLMIIDEEQRFGVRQKETLKKYRALVDVLAITATPVPRTLQMSMIGVRDLTVIETPPQDRQAIETYLSPYDESLIIRAIESEIERGGQTFFVHNRVRTIEVTADRLRKLVPRARLAVAHGQMKSRELEETMLRFLHKEIDVLVCTTIIESGLDIPSANTIIINQADRLGLAQIYQLRGRVGRAKEKAYAYLMISDGSVLTRDAEKRLKALMDFSNLGAGLHLAMHDLRIRGGGNILGFSQSGHISAIGYELYIKLIERAVAELKGKEWQDDINPEINIDIPAYLPASYVMDMDVRLNLYRRLSSLIDPSELKEIIEEIKDRFGPPPEEVVHLFGLMSLRLLLKRLRISKLDMGSDSLTLTLPEDTAIHAEDLVRRIHASPRKYRLLPDNRLRISVKSFSFPDDLDKVAKEMAALGVDEDG
- a CDS encoding FAD-dependent oxidoreductase encodes the protein MDYDVIIVGAGPAGIFAALTLADMGVPRVLLLERGKDLSLRRHHSVEDRLCGWGGAGAFSDGKLTLSREIGGVLGDFIGPRDLQGLLEHTDGMYVAHGAPDRIFGEDWVQVEALADQAKLADLELIPNRIRHIGTENCPIVLERFRASLAGRVEIRTQTGVRDILVDQGRVQGVRLVDGQCVHGRFVVVAPGRSGAPWMKKQAEALGLRTRSTSVDIGVRVELPAPVLKTITDATYESKLVHYSKTFDEKVRTFCMNPYGEVVTEENDGIISVNGHSYAEKRSENTNFAILVSSFFTEPFDDPIAYGRDIARLANLLGGGVIIQRLGDLLAGRRSTPKRIDRCLTKPTLSDATPGDLSFVFPYRHLLSIIEMLQALDRIAPGVYSRHTLLYGVEVKFYSNRADISAEMETAIHNLFVVGDGAGITRGLLQASASGTLAARAIGKRMAA
- a CDS encoding HD domain-containing protein, translating into MKFFVLTRKNPKLKQLVHQINEDAELFQLWKCANVNAVDRGGISDHGEIHIRIVANAALKMLRLLAKGGISPSVVKDHGLKQEDGELIVVLAACLHDIGIAVHRSHHEQYSLFLAYSKARQLLKDIYEEPDLTTITSEVLHAIVSHAAGETCLTIEAGVLKVADALDMTEGRSRIPFETGRVNIHSISARAVDSVEIEKGLDRPVKLTISLANSAGIFQLDELLRHKLKNSSIADYVEITASIEGETERKILEIYKPQ
- a CDS encoding BrnA antitoxin family protein; protein product: MKDNDHQVREPLPEAFASEDEAGEFWDTHSTSDYEEYLEPVDAVIDIRRRRFEIEVDQETFYALNEYARKINVPVKRVASNILKENISSL